One genomic segment of Bradyrhizobium prioriisuperbiae includes these proteins:
- a CDS encoding proton-translocating transhydrogenase family protein, translating into MEHAVQLVDPFVFRLSIFVLAVFVGYFVVWSVTPALHTPLMSVTNAISSVIVVGALLAVGVALAGDSEASLWARGFGFVALIFASVNIFGGFLVTQRMLAMYKKKQK; encoded by the coding sequence ATGGAGCATGCTGTACAGCTCGTCGATCCGTTCGTGTTTCGGCTGTCGATTTTCGTCCTCGCTGTCTTCGTCGGTTATTTCGTGGTGTGGTCGGTGACGCCCGCGCTGCATACCCCGCTGATGTCGGTGACCAACGCGATTTCGTCGGTCATCGTGGTCGGCGCACTGCTCGCGGTCGGCGTCGCACTTGCCGGCGACAGTGAGGCGTCATTGTGGGCGCGCGGCTTTGGTTTCGTCGCTTTGATTTTCGCATCAGTCAATATTTTCGGCGGCTTCTTGGTCACCCAGCGCATGCTGGCGATGTACAAGAAGAAGCAGAAGTAA
- a CDS encoding Re/Si-specific NAD(P)(+) transhydrogenase subunit alpha — protein sequence MKIAIAKEIDAAEPRVAAVPDSVKKFKALGAEVAIEPGAGIKSGVLDADYQAAGATVTADAVKDADIVIKVKRPEASELANYKRGALVIAIMDPYGNDAALKSMADAGVSAFAMELMPRITRAQVMDVLSSQANLAGYRAVIEAAEAFGRAFPMMMTAAGTVPAAKVFIMGVGVAGLQAIATARRLGAVVTATDVRPAVKEQVESLGAKFVAVEDDEFKQAETAGGYAKEMSKEYQAKQAALTAEHIKKQDIVITTALIPGRPAPRLISAEMVRSMKPGSVLIDLAVERGGNVEGVKVGEVADIGGVKIVGFPNLAGRVPASASGLYARNLFSFIETLVDKSTKALAVNWDDDLVKATALTKDGAVIHPNFQPKSA from the coding sequence ATGAAAATTGCAATTGCCAAAGAAATTGATGCTGCAGAGCCGCGCGTCGCCGCGGTGCCGGACTCGGTGAAAAAATTCAAGGCGCTCGGCGCCGAGGTCGCGATCGAGCCTGGCGCGGGCATCAAGTCCGGCGTGCTGGATGCGGACTACCAGGCCGCCGGGGCGACCGTCACAGCCGATGCCGTCAAGGACGCCGACATCGTCATCAAGGTGAAACGCCCCGAAGCCAGCGAGCTTGCCAACTACAAGCGTGGCGCGCTGGTGATCGCGATCATGGATCCCTATGGCAACGACGCGGCGCTGAAGTCGATGGCGGATGCCGGCGTGTCCGCGTTCGCGATGGAATTGATGCCGCGCATCACTCGCGCGCAGGTAATGGACGTGCTGTCGTCGCAGGCAAACCTCGCCGGCTACCGCGCGGTGATTGAAGCGGCGGAAGCCTTCGGTCGCGCCTTTCCGATGATGATGACGGCGGCTGGCACCGTGCCCGCCGCCAAGGTCTTCATCATGGGCGTCGGTGTCGCCGGCCTGCAGGCGATCGCGACCGCGCGGCGGCTCGGTGCGGTGGTGACCGCGACCGACGTGCGCCCAGCGGTGAAGGAACAGGTGGAATCGCTCGGCGCGAAGTTCGTCGCGGTCGAGGACGACGAGTTCAAGCAGGCGGAAACCGCCGGCGGCTACGCCAAGGAAATGTCGAAAGAGTATCAGGCCAAGCAGGCCGCGCTCACTGCCGAACACATCAAGAAGCAGGACATCGTCATCACCACCGCACTGATCCCGGGGCGTCCCGCGCCGCGGCTGATCAGCGCAGAGATGGTGCGCTCGATGAAGCCGGGGTCGGTGCTGATCGATCTTGCGGTGGAACGCGGCGGCAATGTCGAAGGCGTCAAGGTCGGCGAAGTCGCCGATATCGGTGGCGTCAAGATCGTCGGCTTCCCCAATCTGGCGGGGCGGGTTCCGGCCTCGGCGTCGGGTCTCTATGCGCGCAACCTGTTCTCCTTCATCGAGACGCTGGTCGACAAATCGACCAAGGCGCTGGCGGTGAATTGGGACGACGACCTCGTCAAAGCCACCGCGCTGACCAAGGACGGTGCCGTGATCCATCCGAATTTCCAGCCGAAAAGCGCATAA
- a CDS encoding aa3-type cytochrome c oxidase subunit IV: MADHSEVAYTTADGNDYPAHEATYEGFLKFATWGTAAVIAIVVLMAIFLV; this comes from the coding sequence ATGGCTGACCATAGCGAAGTTGCCTACACAACTGCGGACGGCAACGATTACCCGGCGCACGAAGCCACCTACGAGGGCTTTCTGAAATTTGCGACGTGGGGCACGGCCGCGGTCATCGCCATTGTCGTCCTGATGGCGATCTTCCTCGTCTGA
- a CDS encoding M3 family oligoendopeptidase: MPAKSATRRATKTIAKPARKSAAKSPAKSAASKSVAKTSAGKLPEWNLADLYASIDAPEIARDLDKLDADCVAFEGAYKGKLADGVAAADGGAWLAAAVKAYEAIDDLAGRLVSFAGLVHAGNTVDPAISKFYGDVSERITAASVHLLFFTLELNRIDDAVVEKAMETAALGYYRPWLEDIRKDKPYQLEDRIEQLFHEKSISGYAAWNRLFDQTISALRFKIAGKDLAIEPTLNLLQDREPAKRKIAAQALAKTFKANERTFALITNTLAKDKEISDRWRGFGDIADSRHLSNRVEREVVDALVASVRAAYPRISHRYYALKARWFKKKTLPHWDRNAPLPFAATGTIAWPDAQDMVLNAYGAFSPQMADIARRFFDDRWIDAPVRQGKAPGAFSHPTTPSAHPYVLLNYQGKPRDVMVLAHELGHGVHQVLAAQNGPLMAPTPLTLAETASVFGEMLTFKQLLASTKAGKQRQALLAGKVEDMINTVVRQIAFYTFERAVHTERRNGELTAERIGEIWLSVQGESLGPAIEIKPGYETYWMYIPHFIHSPFYVYAYAFGDCLVNSLYAVYERAADGFAERYLAMLSAGGTKHYSELLQPFGLDAKDPTFWDGGLSVIEGMISELEAMG, encoded by the coding sequence ATGCCAGCGAAATCAGCGACCCGACGCGCCACCAAGACCATCGCGAAACCTGCCAGGAAGAGCGCAGCCAAGAGCCCGGCCAAGTCCGCAGCCAGCAAATCCGTCGCAAAAACGTCGGCCGGCAAACTGCCGGAGTGGAACCTGGCCGATCTCTATGCCTCGATCGATGCGCCGGAGATCGCGCGCGACCTCGACAAGCTCGACGCGGACTGCGTGGCGTTCGAGGGCGCATACAAGGGCAAGCTGGCGGACGGCGTCGCCGCGGCGGACGGCGGCGCATGGCTCGCGGCCGCGGTGAAGGCCTATGAGGCGATCGACGATCTCGCCGGGCGGCTGGTGTCGTTTGCTGGTCTCGTTCATGCCGGCAACACCGTCGATCCGGCGATTTCGAAATTCTACGGCGATGTCTCGGAGCGCATCACGGCTGCGTCCGTGCATCTGCTGTTCTTCACCCTCGAGCTCAATCGCATCGACGATGCGGTGGTCGAAAAGGCGATGGAGACCGCCGCGCTCGGATACTACCGGCCGTGGCTCGAAGATATTCGCAAGGACAAGCCGTATCAGCTGGAAGACCGCATCGAGCAGCTGTTCCACGAAAAATCCATCAGCGGCTATGCGGCATGGAATCGGCTGTTCGACCAGACCATCTCGGCGCTGCGCTTCAAGATTGCCGGCAAGGATCTCGCGATCGAGCCGACCCTGAACTTGCTGCAGGACCGGGAGCCGGCCAAGCGCAAGATCGCGGCGCAGGCGCTGGCGAAGACCTTCAAGGCGAACGAGCGCACGTTCGCGCTGATCACCAATACGCTCGCCAAGGACAAGGAAATCTCCGACCGCTGGCGTGGGTTTGGTGACATCGCCGATTCCCGGCATCTCTCCAATCGCGTCGAGCGCGAGGTGGTGGATGCGCTGGTGGCCTCGGTGCGCGCGGCGTATCCGCGGATCTCGCACCGCTATTACGCCCTGAAGGCGCGCTGGTTCAAAAAGAAGACATTGCCGCACTGGGACCGCAATGCGCCGCTGCCGTTCGCGGCGACCGGGACCATCGCATGGCCCGATGCGCAGGACATGGTGCTGAACGCCTATGGCGCGTTCTCACCGCAGATGGCTGACATCGCCAGGCGATTCTTTGACGATCGCTGGATCGATGCGCCGGTGCGGCAGGGCAAGGCGCCGGGCGCATTCTCCCACCCGACCACGCCGTCGGCGCATCCTTATGTCCTGCTGAACTACCAGGGCAAGCCGCGCGACGTGATGGTGCTGGCCCACGAACTCGGCCACGGCGTGCACCAGGTGCTGGCGGCGCAGAACGGCCCGCTGATGGCGCCGACGCCGCTGACGCTGGCGGAGACCGCCAGCGTGTTCGGCGAGATGCTGACCTTCAAGCAACTGCTGGCCTCCACCAAGGCGGGAAAACAGCGCCAGGCGCTGCTTGCCGGCAAGGTCGAGGACATGATCAACACCGTGGTGCGGCAGATCGCGTTCTACACCTTCGAGCGCGCTGTTCATACCGAACGGCGCAATGGCGAGCTCACCGCCGAGCGGATCGGCGAGATCTGGCTGTCGGTACAGGGCGAAAGCCTGGGACCGGCGATCGAGATCAAGCCGGGCTACGAGACCTACTGGATGTACATCCCGCACTTCATCCATTCGCCGTTCTATGTCTACGCCTATGCTTTCGGCGACTGCCTGGTGAACTCGCTGTATGCGGTCTACGAGCGCGCCGCCGACGGGTTTGCCGAGCGTTATCTCGCCATGCTCTCGGCAGGCGGCACCAAGCACTACTCGGAGTTGCTGCAGCCGTTCGGGCTCGACGCCAAGGATCCCACCTTCTGGGACGGCGGTCTCTCCGTGATCGAGGGCATGATTTCCGAGCTGGAAGCGATGGGATAA
- a CDS encoding sigma-54 dependent transcriptional regulator → MPTRILIADDDAVQRRLVENMVQRFGYEAVVVESGDEALATLISPDTPDIDAVVLDLVMPGLDGMGVLARMREANINIPVIVQTAHGGIDNVVSAMRAGAQDFVVKPVGAERLQVSLRNALNASALKGELQRIKHSREGKLTFKDIITRSEAMDTVLRTAKKAASSGIPVLIEGESGVGKELIARAIHGSSDRSSKPFVAVNCGAIPENLVESILFGHEKGAFTGATEKHTGKFVEASGGTLFLDEVSELPLSAQVKLLRALQEGEVEAVGGRRPVKVDVRIISATNRQLLDHVKGGHFREDLFYRLHVLPLTLPPLRARREDIPHLLRHFLARFCAEENRHITGVDGQAMALLSQADWPGNVRQLENTVYRAVVMSEGEQLGIADFPQVAVQAAPHAVMPAPATVPSAPLTVAPASPVLPSVVADIPIAPPMPAAGSLAMLAADGEVRPLEELEAEIIRFAISYYRGQMSEVARRLKIGRSTLYRKLDEAGTETSADSD, encoded by the coding sequence ATGCCCACGCGTATTCTGATCGCTGACGACGACGCGGTGCAGCGCCGTCTGGTCGAAAACATGGTGCAGCGATTCGGGTACGAGGCGGTGGTGGTCGAGAGCGGCGACGAGGCCCTCGCCACGCTGATTTCACCCGATACGCCGGACATCGACGCCGTCGTGCTGGACCTGGTGATGCCCGGCCTGGACGGCATGGGGGTGCTGGCGCGCATGCGCGAGGCCAACATCAATATCCCGGTGATCGTGCAGACCGCGCACGGCGGCATCGACAATGTGGTCTCAGCCATGCGTGCGGGCGCCCAAGACTTCGTGGTGAAGCCGGTCGGCGCCGAGCGGCTGCAGGTCTCGCTTCGCAACGCGCTCAACGCCAGCGCCCTGAAGGGCGAACTGCAGCGGATCAAGCACAGCCGCGAAGGCAAACTGACGTTCAAGGACATCATCACCCGCAGCGAGGCCATGGACACCGTGCTGCGGACGGCGAAGAAGGCCGCCTCATCCGGCATCCCGGTGCTGATCGAGGGCGAATCCGGCGTCGGCAAGGAGCTGATCGCCCGCGCCATCCATGGCTCCAGCGACCGCAGCAGCAAGCCGTTCGTGGCGGTGAACTGCGGCGCCATCCCCGAGAACCTGGTGGAATCGATCCTGTTCGGCCATGAGAAGGGCGCGTTCACCGGCGCCACCGAAAAGCACACCGGCAAGTTCGTCGAAGCCTCCGGCGGCACGCTGTTCCTCGACGAAGTCAGCGAACTGCCGCTATCGGCCCAGGTCAAGCTGCTGCGCGCGCTGCAGGAGGGCGAGGTCGAGGCGGTCGGCGGCCGCCGGCCGGTCAAGGTCGACGTCCGGATCATTTCCGCGACCAACCGTCAGTTGCTCGACCATGTGAAGGGCGGACACTTCCGCGAAGACCTGTTCTATCGCCTGCACGTGCTGCCGCTGACCCTGCCGCCGCTGCGAGCGCGGCGTGAAGACATTCCGCATCTGCTGCGACACTTCCTGGCGCGCTTCTGCGCCGAGGAGAACCGTCACATCACCGGCGTCGACGGACAGGCGATGGCGCTGTTGTCGCAAGCCGACTGGCCCGGCAATGTCCGGCAACTCGAAAACACGGTTTATCGCGCCGTGGTGATGAGCGAAGGTGAACAGCTCGGCATCGCCGATTTTCCGCAGGTCGCGGTCCAGGCCGCTCCCCATGCCGTCATGCCCGCGCCGGCGACCGTGCCCAGCGCACCGCTGACCGTCGCGCCGGCCTCTCCCGTCCTGCCCTCCGTCGTCGCCGACATCCCGATCGCGCCACCGATGCCCGCGGCCGGGAGCCTCGCCATGCTGGCCGCAGACGGCGAGGTCCGTCCGCTGGAAGAGCTGGAAGCCGAGATCATCCGTTTCGCGATTTCCTATTATCGCGGCCAGATGTCGGAAGTGGCCCGGCGGCTGAAGATCGGCCGCTCCACACTCTATCGCAAGCTCGACGAGGCAGGCACGGAGACCTCCGCCGACAGCGACTGA
- a CDS encoding L,D-transpeptidase family protein, giving the protein MHNASNGRYDRMLSAVAATFLMVSSTAALAQSPSAPPPAKSAAELAIDAAVPMPEPANVPPPTAADIKPDTTAAAPAAIEKKDATASIPDKAPETAAQPAATAEPAKEAVTKDAAPTPAPVQAASAVPAADQPVADKLRDLIGSKGAKIFDRKAERVAVEAFYKGREYAPVLTEGGAVNARAKATIARLQDAASDGLNPADYPTPDFAAATTPDAQAEAELKLMASVLDYARQAQSGRMHWSQVSGDILYPEHPIDPGEVIAKLASTKDVAAALDSYNPKHKGYLALKAKLAELRGKTETQAAPIPDGETLKFTPARKKQAAVEMEDPRVPQLRARLGLTENTDDTRYDEKVATAVRKFQANSDLKTTGVLDAQTVRALNSPKKDRQIDIVRVNMERWRWLPRDLGAPAIGDAYVILNIPDYTLKVMQHGQQVWTTRVVTGKPGNHATPLLTETMKYITVNPTWNVPPSIIYNEYLPALQQDPGALERIGLKLERSRDGSIRVWQPPGERNALGRIRFNFPNKFLVYQHDTPDKNLFARDERAFSHGCMRVQNPDQYAATLLNITMPNERYTPERIRGMYGSGEIDLKFPTPIPVNITYQTAFVDDAGKLEFRKDVYGRDNQMLAILRNSQSKDLEAVVAHAQPSYARPKGDIPQGVAMNNDNGGSGFNFFERLFGGPQPAPAPARSQQQRRVFTR; this is encoded by the coding sequence ATGCATAATGCTTCGAATGGCCGATACGATCGCATGCTGAGCGCGGTCGCAGCGACGTTCCTCATGGTGTCGTCGACAGCCGCATTGGCCCAGTCGCCCTCCGCTCCACCCCCAGCCAAAAGCGCCGCCGAACTGGCCATCGATGCCGCGGTGCCGATGCCAGAGCCGGCCAATGTACCGCCCCCGACCGCAGCCGATATCAAGCCCGACACCACCGCTGCCGCGCCAGCCGCAATCGAGAAGAAAGACGCGACCGCGAGCATCCCCGACAAGGCGCCCGAAACCGCAGCCCAGCCGGCGGCGACCGCTGAACCTGCGAAGGAGGCGGTCACGAAAGACGCGGCCCCGACGCCCGCCCCGGTTCAGGCCGCTTCCGCCGTCCCCGCCGCCGATCAACCGGTCGCCGACAAATTACGCGACCTGATCGGCTCGAAGGGCGCCAAGATTTTCGATCGCAAGGCCGAACGTGTCGCTGTCGAAGCATTCTACAAAGGGCGTGAGTATGCACCGGTGCTGACGGAAGGCGGCGCGGTCAATGCCCGTGCCAAGGCCACGATCGCGCGCCTTCAGGACGCGGCGAGCGACGGCCTCAATCCCGCCGACTACCCGACACCGGATTTCGCCGCGGCGACCACGCCGGACGCCCAGGCGGAAGCCGAACTCAAGCTGATGGCGAGTGTGCTCGACTATGCCCGGCAGGCCCAGAGTGGCCGGATGCACTGGTCGCAGGTCAGCGGCGACATCCTGTATCCCGAGCATCCGATCGATCCGGGCGAGGTGATCGCCAAACTCGCATCCACCAAGGACGTCGCGGCGGCACTCGACAGCTACAACCCCAAGCACAAGGGCTACCTCGCGCTGAAGGCCAAGCTTGCCGAGTTGCGCGGCAAGACCGAAACCCAGGCCGCGCCGATTCCCGACGGCGAGACGCTGAAATTCACGCCCGCCCGCAAGAAGCAGGCCGCGGTGGAAATGGAAGATCCCCGGGTGCCGCAGTTGCGCGCCCGCCTCGGCCTCACCGAAAACACCGACGACACCCGTTATGACGAGAAGGTCGCCACGGCCGTCCGCAAATTCCAGGCAAACAGCGACCTGAAGACCACCGGCGTGCTCGACGCCCAGACTGTCCGCGCCCTGAACAGCCCGAAGAAAGACCGGCAGATCGACATTGTCCGCGTCAACATGGAGCGCTGGCGCTGGTTGCCGCGTGACCTCGGGGCCCCCGCGATCGGCGATGCCTATGTGATCCTGAACATCCCGGACTACACGCTCAAGGTGATGCAGCACGGCCAGCAGGTCTGGACCACCCGGGTGGTCACCGGCAAACCGGGCAATCACGCGACGCCGCTGCTGACCGAAACAATGAAGTACATCACGGTCAATCCGACCTGGAATGTGCCGCCGTCGATCATCTACAACGAATATCTGCCGGCGCTGCAGCAGGATCCGGGTGCCCTCGAGCGGATCGGACTAAAGCTTGAGCGCAGCCGCGACGGCAGCATCCGCGTCTGGCAGCCGCCGGGCGAGCGCAATGCGCTGGGCCGCATCCGTTTCAACTTCCCCAACAAGTTCCTGGTCTATCAGCACGATACCCCGGACAAAAACCTGTTCGCCCGGGACGAGCGCGCCTTCAGCCACGGCTGCATGCGAGTGCAAAATCCGGATCAGTATGCGGCCACCCTGCTCAACATCACGATGCCGAACGAACGTTATACGCCGGAGCGGATCCGCGGCATGTACGGCTCGGGCGAGATCGACCTGAAGTTTCCGACGCCGATCCCGGTGAACATCACCTACCAGACCGCCTTCGTCGATGACGCCGGCAAGCTGGAATTCCGCAAGGATGTCTACGGACGCGACAACCAGATGCTTGCCATCCTGCGCAATAGCCAGAGCAAGGATCTGGAAGCGGTGGTGGCCCACGCCCAGCCGAGCTACGCCCGGCCGAAGGGCGACATTCCGCAAGGTGTCGCAATGAACAATGACAACGGCGGCAGCGGCTTCAACTTCTTCGAGCGGCTGTTCGGCGGACCGCAGCCTGCACCGGCTCCGGCCCGATCGCAGCAGCAGCGCCGGGTGTTCACCCGCTGA
- a CDS encoding DUF882 domain-containing protein, whose product MLSRFARSLSFVSIPKAGVCLGVATLLLVGGARSVHDATAAGDTRTLSFHHTHSGEDLTVTFKRSGRYDEAALKQLNRFLRDWRSQDQTTMDRHLFDILWEVYRDVDGKQPIQIISAYRSPATNSMLRRRSAHSGVARSSQHMLGHAMDFFIPGVPLEQIRSAGLRLQRGGVGFYPTSGSPFVHLDTGSVRHWPRMTHDQLARVFPNGRTVHVPSDGNPLPGYQLALADMERRKSGDDAGSFASKPSLFASLFRGKQAADEDDEGGAASTASAENAKATPVALAASVDATKPAGPIPLPRSKPAAAATYQVASADMQTVVLAPAATNRAAAKTDAAKTDAAKTAPAKTASAEPKPQTPADIINARGFWGDEPARPKQATPAQVAALAARNAFASADPQSTSSLPPGSQALAYAPVAPMDRTRIVAASAPIPRLTRQTSPSRNPMAAEITTVVTKGQQGRPSVIATTARISPATNTNTVWMRAMILAPSASTAMLASSLGEQDMTVMRHLFLKPNSAVAMTFSDDPQLGINCERFSGSAVATLTTASFVTRTASLR is encoded by the coding sequence GTGCTGAGCCGCTTCGCACGCAGCTTGAGTTTTGTGTCGATTCCAAAAGCCGGTGTTTGCCTCGGTGTGGCGACACTGCTGCTTGTTGGCGGCGCCCGCAGTGTGCATGATGCAACCGCCGCCGGCGACACCCGAACCCTCTCCTTTCACCACACTCATTCCGGCGAAGACCTCACGGTCACATTCAAACGCAGCGGTCGTTATGACGAAGCCGCGCTGAAACAGCTCAATCGGTTCCTCCGCGACTGGCGCAGCCAGGATCAAACCACGATGGACCGCCATCTGTTTGATATCCTCTGGGAAGTCTATCGCGACGTCGACGGCAAGCAGCCGATCCAGATCATCTCCGCCTATCGCTCCCCCGCCACGAATTCGATGCTGCGCCGTCGCTCGGCGCATTCCGGCGTGGCCCGCTCCAGCCAGCATATGCTGGGACACGCGATGGATTTCTTCATCCCCGGCGTGCCGCTGGAGCAGATTCGCTCCGCGGGCCTGCGGCTGCAACGCGGCGGCGTCGGCTTCTATCCGACCTCCGGATCGCCATTCGTTCACCTCGACACCGGCAGCGTGCGGCACTGGCCGCGCATGACCCACGATCAGCTCGCCCGCGTCTTCCCGAACGGTCGCACCGTGCATGTGCCGTCCGACGGCAATCCGCTGCCGGGCTATCAGCTGGCGCTGGCCGACATGGAACGCCGCAAGTCGGGTGACGATGCCGGCAGCTTTGCCAGCAAACCCAGCCTGTTCGCATCGCTGTTCCGCGGCAAGCAGGCCGCGGACGAGGATGACGAAGGGGGTGCTGCGTCCACCGCCTCGGCCGAAAACGCGAAGGCGACGCCTGTGGCGCTTGCGGCTTCCGTGGACGCGACGAAGCCCGCCGGCCCGATTCCGCTGCCGCGCTCCAAACCGGCTGCCGCCGCGACCTATCAGGTTGCCTCCGCCGATATGCAGACCGTCGTTCTGGCTCCCGCTGCAACGAACCGCGCCGCTGCCAAGACCGATGCTGCCAAGACTGATGCTGCCAAGACCGCCCCTGCGAAAACCGCGTCCGCAGAGCCGAAGCCGCAAACGCCGGCCGACATCATCAATGCCCGCGGCTTCTGGGGTGACGAACCGGCCAGGCCGAAGCAGGCGACCCCGGCTCAGGTGGCGGCGCTGGCCGCCCGCAATGCGTTCGCATCCGCTGATCCGCAATCCACCTCAAGCTTGCCGCCGGGCTCGCAGGCACTGGCCTACGCACCTGTCGCACCGATGGACCGGACCCGCATTGTCGCCGCCAGCGCGCCGATCCCGCGCCTCACCCGGCAGACCTCGCCGTCACGCAATCCAATGGCGGCCGAAATTACGACCGTCGTCACCAAGGGCCAGCAGGGCCGGCCGTCGGTGATCGCAACCACCGCGCGCATTTCTCCGGCGACCAACACCAATACGGTCTGGATGCGAGCGATGATCCTGGCACCGAGCGCCTCGACCGCAATGCTCGCAAGCTCGCTTGGCGAACAGGACATGACGGTGATGCGGCACCTGTTCCTGAAACCGAACAGCGCAGTCGCCATGACATTCTCGGATGACCCGCAGCTCGGCATCAATTGCGAGCGTTTCTCGGGCTCTGCCGTCGCCACCCTGACGACGGCCTCTTTCGTGACGCGGACCGCGTCGCTGCGCTGA
- a CDS encoding DUF2312 domain-containing protein codes for MATSAAVMEQESPSTSFAKDQLKSIIERIERLEEEKKTISDDIRDVYAEAKGNGFDVKALRTIVRLRKQDANERQEQETILETYMQALGML; via the coding sequence ATGGCCACCTCTGCCGCCGTCATGGAACAGGAATCGCCTTCAACCAGCTTTGCCAAGGATCAGCTCAAGTCCATCATCGAGCGCATCGAGCGGCTGGAAGAAGAAAAGAAGACGATTTCGGACGATATCCGCGACGTTTATGCCGAGGCCAAAGGCAATGGCTTCGACGTCAAGGCGCTGCGCACCATCGTTCGCTTGCGCAAGCAGGACGCCAACGAGCGCCAGGAGCAGGAAACCATCCTGGAAACTTACATGCAGGCTTTGGGAATGCTCTAG
- a CDS encoding caspase family protein: MFRSFHCALFTAAALFGFHSMTPGDAYADSRLALVIGQSAYRSVPALPNPANDAKMMSQLLRDAGFDVQTAADLTQNDMRATVSAFAAKVADTGPDAIALVFYAGHGLQIDGENFLVPIDVDPKREADIPLQAVRLNDVLNTLGSVPNKMRILLLDACRNNPFPELGKTVGHGFAMVDAKASATGTFISYSTSPGAEAEDGRGINSPYTTALLKAAREPGLSIEETFKRVRVSVNQDTSGRQTPWDSSSLTDAFRFFPQQNQSDAAATPAPKRSAEDWKKQLKGKEPQAAYDLAVADDTVEAYEAFVALFTQPPLAPRVRMVLERRREMIAWQTTVLVNTGPSYQAFLQTYPNSDLAATARKLADRMRNRSLNANAAAPGLINASLAGPTCPCGVQPIKATPTRKVEDDDDAPPKRGIKKPPKRVADDPPPRRRRPAPDDDVVYDAPPQVPIIGGIGIGIGGFGGGGGYRGRGSYGGGGNYGSTGRGRY; the protein is encoded by the coding sequence ATGTTTCGCTCCTTCCATTGCGCCCTTTTCACTGCCGCCGCCCTGTTCGGGTTCCACTCGATGACCCCAGGCGATGCGTACGCGGACAGTCGCCTGGCGCTTGTGATTGGCCAGTCGGCCTATCGCTCGGTGCCGGCACTGCCCAATCCTGCCAACGACGCGAAAATGATGTCGCAACTCCTGCGTGACGCCGGGTTCGACGTCCAGACAGCGGCTGACCTGACGCAAAACGACATGCGCGCGACAGTCAGCGCGTTCGCCGCCAAGGTCGCCGACACCGGGCCGGACGCCATCGCGCTGGTGTTTTATGCCGGCCACGGCCTGCAGATCGACGGCGAAAATTTTCTGGTGCCGATCGACGTCGATCCAAAGCGCGAGGCCGACATCCCGCTGCAGGCCGTCCGGCTCAATGACGTGCTCAATACCCTGGGCTCCGTGCCGAACAAGATGCGCATCCTTTTGCTCGACGCATGCCGCAACAATCCGTTCCCCGAACTCGGCAAGACCGTGGGCCATGGATTTGCGATGGTCGATGCGAAGGCCAGCGCCACGGGCACCTTCATTTCCTACTCAACGTCGCCCGGCGCGGAAGCCGAAGATGGCCGCGGCATCAACAGTCCCTACACCACTGCCTTGCTCAAGGCCGCGCGTGAACCAGGCCTTTCGATCGAGGAGACGTTCAAGCGCGTGCGCGTGTCGGTCAACCAGGATACCAGCGGCCGCCAGACGCCCTGGGACAGTTCATCGCTGACCGATGCCTTCAGGTTCTTCCCACAGCAGAACCAGTCCGATGCCGCAGCTACGCCGGCGCCGAAACGCTCGGCGGAGGACTGGAAGAAACAGTTGAAGGGCAAGGAGCCGCAGGCGGCCTACGACCTCGCGGTCGCCGACGATACGGTCGAGGCCTATGAAGCCTTCGTGGCGCTGTTCACCCAGCCGCCGCTGGCCCCGCGGGTGCGTATGGTGCTGGAGCGACGCCGCGAAATGATCGCGTGGCAGACCACGGTTCTCGTGAACACCGGGCCCTCCTACCAAGCGTTCCTGCAGACTTATCCAAACAGCGATCTCGCCGCGACCGCGCGCAAGCTAGCCGATCGGATGCGCAACCGCTCGCTGAATGCCAACGCCGCCGCACCTGGGCTGATCAACGCCTCGCTGGCAGGACCGACCTGTCCTTGCGGGGTCCAGCCCATCAAAGCGACGCCCACCAGGAAAGTCGAAGACGACGACGATGCCCCGCCCAAACGCGGCATCAAGAAGCCGCCGAAGCGCGTTGCCGACGATCCGCCGCCGCGCCGGCGACGGCCAGCACCCGACGACGATGTTGTCTACGACGCGCCTCCCCAAGTTCCCATCATCGGAGGTATCGGGATCGGCATCGGTGGCTTTGGCGGTGGCGGAGGTTATCGCGGCCGTGGCAGCTACGGCGGTGGCGGGAATTATGGCTCCACCGGCAGAGGCCGTTATTAA